In Pectinophora gossypiella chromosome 8, ilPecGoss1.1, whole genome shotgun sequence, the DNA window TTCACTAATTgaactgtattatttttttatctagcacatgtaacatttaaaaaataaactggaACTGTGCCATATACATgttgattttaattattacactaCCCTCTTATATAGTTATTAGAAATCTAGtatcacaaataaaataaaaaacaaataataattggaAACAATTTATTccttttatttacaataatttaattacagaTAATAGttactaaaattattatcttttaGACATGAAATGCTGTCAAGACTTAAAAAACAAGATCCCTAAATGGGACTGTTTTTATCGCTTGCAAATAATACTGAACAAAATGAATTCACTGCTGCAATGATAACTTGAATTCAAAGCGACAATCACATTTATAAGAGATCTATCTATACTTCTCAAAAACGAAGGTTTCATTTGGagcttgtatggaaatactgtactgtgacgtcatcaataaaagcggtcacaCATCGTACTCACGTACGTAAAAtgcgaaaataagtcgaaaagtagaatgtgattgatttttgaacatcttagactggcttctatttctagattagcgttttataatttatctttaacccagtcaaataccctactGAAGGTACAGGAATACTTGATATTGCAATATATGTATTGAAAAAAGTAATCTACGGAATCCTGTAAATTCGGGTCAAGCTctggtcatattttttttactttacacaTTAAGACAGGTATGATAAATATATAGTAGGTATGGTTTGAGGTAGGTGTGATAAACTTTAAAATTACTGTGGGTTTTTCAAAGTcgttttttataacaatatttgacaaatatattgcttttctgtatatacatataataggcATAGAATAGTCACTGTGCTTGCGGGGAGCGTCGGTCCGAACCCCGGTACCGCACTTGCCCCAaagagttattcatttatcttaagtgcagttttcactatcacATTCGGcccgaccattacagacggcgatacggctcaccacctatcaagttggtccAACAGTTCGgtgcggtgtgggtacttagttcatcttgcgatggaagtaGCGGACACAACTGGTTAGCCAGCTAGTTCTGCCTacgtgcaacagatggcgccacattcaataatgcagtcctgaaacgcgctatcgaagtttacacagcgagacgcatatacaggatgttagtgacgtcgtaacgaaaactttgagagatgattgagaccatgattctgagatgatatgaagtggaattttccgtcgcaaaagtatggaacagaaaataataaaaagaaaaacaaaaattttcatgaattttcagactgaaaattcaacttgatatcaactcagaatcatggtctgaatcatccccctcagtattcgttacggtgtcactaacacccatacctacttgtatgggtacagtatgtacttgtgcggggtgtaagtgacatcgtaacgaatactgagggggataaaacagctgattattatgagttaatatcaagtggaatttttcatcgcaaaagtatagaattgaaaataatttaaaaaaactaaaaaaaaccatgaattttgcgacagaaaattccacttgatatcaactcagaatcatggtctgaatcatccccctcagtattcgttacgatgtcactaacaccctgtatacaacttccaacatgacaccgttggatcgtcgatccctagtcacacttgtgactagcggggtactaggctcagttcggtaccccgaaaacatcctttggcagcAGCaaaccctcgccgccaaaatatTTCCATTCCTGTTTATCTGAAGACGTCTCGTACGCCCTGTGTTAGCTGCTCTATGACCGGGTCGGTGTCCTCGTAGCCGGCCGAGCGCATGTGGTGGGTTATGCTTGATATGCACTGTGGAAcaaacaatatacagggtgttagtgacatcgtaacgaaaactttgagggattctCAGtagatatgaagtggaattttccgtcgcaaaagtttggaactgaaaataatatcgaaaaacaaaaattttgatgaattctccgacaggaaattccactcgatatcaactcagaatcatggtctgaactatcCCAGTAGCCATTGCGGTATTACTGTGTGTTTCATTACTATGACTTGTCACatgtataaaaatcattaaatttGTAAGTGAATATTTTACTAAAGGTTCAAAATTgcattgcaaagtaaattaaaaacattggtagtgggtaatttattttttacaataataaaatttacgtccttggaatgttggagataccaattgaatggtaacacttacgtcatcaatgagctatcaatggcggcttgttataGCATTAAgtttttttgcattgcgcaaatgtcaaattgcaatattgctttcttagatgaattgctccgatgtggccattttaaccccctggtcttCCTATACCATGCATCGTACCTTCTCCAAGTAAGTGACCCCGGCTTGCGGACAGACGTCCGTCCCCATGTGGACGGTGTACTCGTTCTTGTCGCTGGCGTCGCGTAGCGCGGTCAGTTCCTGTATGAACGCGGGCAGACTGTCCGCGGTCAGGTCAGGCTGCAGCCGCGTGCTGAACTGGTAGCCTGTGGGGTTGCCGTTCGAGTCCGTGCCTTCTACGCGGATGCAACTGTTGAAATAAAGAATAGTTTCGTCTTACAACAACTCTTTATTGCGCATAAAACAAAGACGGgagataaaaaggccacattgaagcagttcatctaaaaaagcaatattgctatttgacatttgtttgcattgcgcacttacttttatacagagtgttagtgacattgtaacgaaaactttgtgggatgattcgtcgcaaaagttaggaacagaaaataatttaaaaaacaaaaaatttcatgaatattgcgccggaaaattccacttgatattaactcagaatcatggtctgaatcatccccctcagtattcgttacgatgtcactaacatcctgtatgtgcAAATATCATCTAAAAAGATGAATTGCTCTGATTTGGCCTTTTTTAACTCCTCATGAATGGAAATTAAAAAGTAGAGAAGATTCTCAAGGTTATTTAAAATTTCGGGGGATTCAGTCAAGATTCAGACTCTACTCTTTTCTCTCATTTAGATTAAAGTCAGACCCAGAGGGTGATTGATTTCTATttggtgaccagcctgtaatgtcctaaccaaactacggatcagaaagtgatttttgtgatgtccccaccgggattcgaactcaggaCTGGACCACGTATGTCGTGTAGCATGTATTATTCTGACGATAAGCTGTATTATTGTGAAGTTTCATCAATATctattcagtagtttttgcagTAACAAATAGAGaacacaacatacataacataaacagcctatatacgtcccactgctgggcacaggcctcctctcaatcaaccggagagggtatggagcatactccaccacgctgctccactgcgggttggtggaggtgtttttacggctaatagccgggaccaacggcttaacgtgccctccgaagcacggaatcaacttactttttcgaacaatcaggtgactcaagcctgaaaagtccttaccaaacaaaggacagtctcacaaagtgatttcgacaatgtccccatcgggaatcgaacccggacctccagatcgtgagcctaacgctcttaccactagaccacagaggcgtTAAATAGAGAACATTCGCCTTTAATAAAACCTTCCTCATTCCAATAAATCCTCCTTCCTTCTTTTTTCATATAACTAGTATGATACTGCCTACAAAACCTGTACCATTTTTAAAGCGTATAAACGTATCGTACTGACCGGTACTGACTAGCGTGACGGCCAGTCGGCCAGTGTTGCGAGGTGATgacgcccagcagtggggtcccACGCTCCAGGGCGGCCTGCAATGCGCGCTGGGTGTGAAGGTCCGTGGCGGACGGAGCAGGTGGGAACGACGGGTGGGAGTGGTGCCACGCCACCACCACTAGCCCCAGCGAGCtgatgtactcggaagccatTGCTTGGGACactggaaataaaaaaataaaaattaccctTCCTTTTGCTTTGGCGCAGTCGGGTAACAAAATAGTGTTTGTTTATTGACATTGCAGGtttgaaaaagtaaggtgattccgtgcttcggaaggcaagttaattGCCGGCGTACCTCACTATGTCAtgtgaaacaaaagatttttgctACCTATAGGAAAGGTAGGTGAAATGAAAGGTGTTATGAAAATACAGATTTGTTTCAGTGGCGctcttcttggtgaaattgtcgctctgtacaaccattttagtatataagtggtgttggcataaactttaagaattttttttgtgaaaacagagtattttttattaaaaaagtgatgggattttgtgtgaattgtttgtgttttgtttgcatcttaggttaaCAACAAaggatcgacttgtttgatccaaaacttaaacaaaatataatataattttgaataaatgttgctgataatttaaatatataatttagaacaaaagaaaaattatcGAAAAgatcgggcccatcgataaccctgcagcgccatctgtgatttccttcgggcgatatataaaaacaacgttatatcgtcagagactacaagatgtcgctacaaggctcgttggtccgaaatgcttcgttacacgtgcgaccatcgggctggtggtctgcctcgattcCGTAACCGCTgtaacattgcaggcttgaatcacctgactgtctgaaaaagtaagacgattccgtgcttcggaaggcaagcgACGCTGTTGGATGGTGCTGCGACGCACTTGACTCAGACTCCCAGAAGGAAGTGTTCTGTCGAGGGTCACCAGTTTTGGCGgagagggtgtgctgccgccaaaggatgttttcggggtagcGAACAGaacatagtaccccgctagccacaagttggtggTGTGACTAggaatcgacgatccaacggtgttatgttggaagttgtatatatgcgtcttgctgtgtaaacttcgatatcgcgtttcacgactgctcgaagactgcattattgaatgtggcgccatctgttgcatatgAGAGGAATTatgtggccaactagttgggtccgcacacggctattagccgtaaaacacgatggattatgctccatatctCCTTCGGTTGAtccaggggaggcctgtgcccagatctgggacgtatataggctgtttatgttatgtacggtcacgagtactaatatataatacactctgaaaccatgtcacattaacttttttgacaaattgaaccgtaagtctcattaaatgtcaaatatgatggtgcgacaaggttctaaagtgggtacatgatattgctcatgactgtatgtatgttaatgttgGCTAGTCTCACCGGGGTCCATGTCGCAGTGCATcttggcggcggcggcggcggcccgcCGGTACCGGCGCAGCGTCACGGCCCCGCCGGCGGCGCCGCCGCCCAGCAGCCCCATCACCTCGGCGCGGGACGTGTGCGCGTGCACGTCCATCGCGATCAGACACGACACGGAGATGTGCACCTCGTATGGCGCCTGCGGAGGGATATACACACACAAATTTATGGCGATCATATAGTAACTAGCTGTTACCTTAAATCTATACAATTTTTTCCACcgtgtttatgttttttctttctattagttttaacgacctccatggtccagtggttgagcgttgtgctcacgatccggaggtcccgggttcgagacaaatcacaaaaatcactttcaattcaattcaaaacaatttatttcggataatacatccataatttgttagtaacaatgcacttacttactaggttactttgtgatccctagtttggttaggacattacaggctgatcatatgattgtccgaaagtaagatgatccgttcttcggaaggcacgtcaagccgttggtcccggttattacttactgatgtaggcacgtagtcgttacatgagtcatgtcaggggcctttggcgacgcagtaataaccctgacaccacacaTATCTGATCTCACTGGCTCTGTTGAACCTATTATCATGTCGTCTTCGTAAAATATCTCCGCTGGACTTATGAATAATTCACTTTTTTTACTATCTAATAATGCATCTGGCCTTAGTAGGCtaagtttttttgtattgtatgttttctttctaaaaagCTTTTTTGGTGaaggtcaggggcctttggcggctcagtaataaccctgacaccagggttccacctcacaactcacacgataactCCTTCCTTCGACCATTTTCCTTCTCATATATGCACGTTTATCTTACCGGCTTGTCGTTATTATACATGCGGCACTGTATGAGGTGCTCGGCGTGGTCCGCGGGCTTCTTGACGCGCTCCCTGCGGGGCTCCGCCGCCACGGAGTACAGGTCGCCCGCCGCCGTATGCATTATTGTGTAGCCACCATCGCCGCTCTGCAAGCAAGAGatgtataaataaatcatctccctagcattttcccgtttttcatagggtccacctgaagattttgacaggtccggttttttatagaagcgactgcctgtctgttaAATGTATAAATGAATATACTTTTGAAAATGATTATCAGCTCCACACCCACATCGATTTACGAGATTTTTTTAAACGGATCTACGCGTGTTAACTGCAATGAATGGTGGTATGACTAAGAAAATGTAGTGGTAAAAAGGAGAGTAGGAGTGGGAGAGGAGACGAGGAGACTGAAGAGAAGCCGTGTTGTATAAAGTGGGAGGCTGTGACACTGGTTGGTAGCTCTTGACACGTCACTTATCCACTCAATGAAACTGCTTATAGTCTGgaggactgattgtagtttaaaccaagaaaaaaaaaagagtcaCGTTTGGCAGTCTCTAGATTTCTCAAAACTTACTGTAAGATGGTAGTTATTCGAAAATTCACCTTACTAGGTACCATACTATCACAGGATACTATCATAGGTACCACAAGAAAGTTTATTTTGCAAGTTCTTGGCCTGGTTGCATAACGAAGAAACTCACAAACATAAgtgtaaacagcctatatatgtgcTGATGGGTACAGGCAGCCCCTTGCtcaaccggtgggggtatggagcttgCTCCACCATGCTACTCCACAACATCACTTACCAGGTTAATTCTCTTCTGTCTCCTAGGCACGGGCTGCAGTTTCCCCAGCGGGACAGCTATTGGTTCTTCTTTTGGCAGTCTTTCCTCTTTCCTCCTGTTTACTCTTTCTTCATTATCACTATCTATGTCTATCTCTATATCACTTTCTGGCTCAGAGTCTTTCTTTTTCTCTATTTTTATCTATAAATAACATTAATACAcactttatttacataataaataattatgtagtgTTTCAGAATTCAAAGATAAAAGTCGAAGGTATAGAAATTGCTAGGCTTAAGTGgggatgggcaggacacttgtcAAGATGGGAAGACAGTAGATGAACTAAGactaaacacaaaaacaaattaatggAGGCTAAGATATGGTATGTATGATGGTCAAATGACATTTTGAGGTACACCGGagagcaatggatgagacttgcacaggaccgggaAGGGTGGCGttaaagagaggaggcctatacccagcagtgggtggatacaggctgagtagatagatagttcAAAATGCTCTATTAAAGGTTATTGATTATTGATAATGTGCGTGAGTGTGGCCGGAATAAAGAGATAAGaaggaaacttaaaataaataaatatataaaataaataaataaactattccACCAAAATCTACATGGAGGAGAGATTGGTTGCCTCTGGGCAGATCCAGTGTCCATAATGGTAAAACAATTGTATATAAATATGGTACTCTCTTAGGAATAACAATCCCTGAACAATATGGTGTAGTGCTGTAGTATTGATCTTTTGTTATTTAGAGTGATGGTTTGATCATTAAACCCTGTAAACcatgaggctggcataaccactAAGAGTGTTTCAATCCTCAATAAAAAATTAGATAAATAGTTGAATAGTTGAATACAGGCActtatcagtgaaaactgcctgcctgagttaataataataataataataataataataataaaaaacaattcttACCACTTGTTCCCCTTCAGAGACAGGCAGGGCTTGGCCTGACCCAAGTACAATCTGCATCTTGGGGCTCTTCACACTGTCCTCTGACAGACTCGAGTCTTTCCTCTGTCGACCCAGAGGGGACTTTAACAGCTCCttacttttataaattttcCCTCTATCATAGTTTTTTGACACTTTTCTCCTGTGGTTTCCCATCTTCTTCATAGCCTTAACCTTCTCCTTTTGCTGTTTTGCCATCTTCTGCGATAAAATATCCACAGAATCCATATCTGATCCCACTGACTCTGTTGAACCTATAATCATGTCGTCTTCGTAAAATATCTCCGCTGGATTTATGGATATTTCACTTTTTTTGCTATCTAATAATGCATCTGGCCTTAGTAGGCtaagtttttttgtattgtatgttttctttctaaaatgCTTTTTTGGTGAAGGTACCGTTGGTTTTCCCGTTGTGACGATGTCTAAGACACTGGGTATTTCATCAGTAACAATTTCCTCCTGTACTGCAGTGGGTGTGCCATCATGGTCTTCGTGCTTATCCATACCAAAAGATGGAGTCTCCAGGTGGACACCATACTCTGCTTCAATTAAAGCTTGAATTTCTGCCTCAGTCTTTGTTTTCAACATTTGTGATATCTTACGTACATTTCGTCCATACTTTGCCTGGAaagtagaaatatttttaataataatggcTGATTGAAAAATGAAAACTTAAAGGTAATGCACAATGGTAGTATAGTACACTGGGGACTAAGGAGTTTCCCTTCAAACTCTCATATCACATATCTTAAAATATTACAGTATCGAAAGTTTCTTACCATTTCTCTAACTAGTAATTCTCTTTCATTTTGACTCCAAGTTGTATGAACTTCTCCATTATGTTTCTCTTCTAACTTGTTGCCTGTCAGTCTTCGTGAGGGTCCATCCTTCATCCTGAAATGaagtcataatattttattaaaataaaaataatactcagAACCATAGCTATAAATAGAACAATAAGTAATAGAACtagataaataatttgaaaaatacacCCGTTTCTTTTGatttacttaaacaaaaataagcTGTAATTACAAAGTATGGCATGTTTCAAGTAGAATTTCAGTTAGAATGTTTTGGCTCCATCATTCTCTGATTCCTACCTAACTATTAGCTTACCTAGCACTATCTTTAGTCTGGTTATCATACCAATTCGTAGACACTGAGTCCAGGAGCCACTGAGGATGCACAGTATCTTCACGGTTCGAGCAGGATGGTCTGAAAATAATTAGGTCaatttaataaatcttttttgtaGTCAATTTTTTCGTTCCTGCGGATGTTTAACGCGACATTGACGTTTGTATTCTAAACTACTTAGAATTGCTAGAGCTAATTAGCAGAAGTTTATGTTTTGAACCAAAAATTGTCAACAAACCACTGTCAATGAGCTGCTGTCAAGCTACCAAAATGTAAGAAAGAATTCATTAGGTAATACATCAGGTttgtaaaacaattattatCTGCAAATTATTTACAATCCAAGAATACTTAACAAATTATACTACTTACATCCCTTGGTTATTTTGAGCCAGACAAGAATTAAATGAAAAATCTCCTAAAATATCTATCTCGTCTTCTTCCGccatctttttattattgtgcgCAACACGCAAAACATTAAACTCGAATACACGCTTTATCTTGCCCCCAGGCAGCAGTTGTGTATCCGAATTATCGATTGTGTTTGTAAAGATAGGTATGTCCACTGTTTGACaatcaaaagaaaagaaataatgtaACATGCTGTGTAAACGTTAAGTTTTACGTCAACACAATCATATGACGAACATCAACAAATTATCAGTTTATTTGCTATTTTATCAGTTTCTAAGCAGTTGAACCGTGAGTTTCGAGCTCGTGGGTTGTGCTCAAATGTTTTGACAACAGGAGAAatcttttaaaatgaataatatatCATTTGTACTCGGCACCAAAAGTCCAGTAATTTCTGTTATATCTCGGAATTTTTCTGTTTCTGCAGTTAACAACAAGTCACACTCGTGAGTAATTAAAGgtttttgtataaatatatacagatACTTGCCGGTTTTTACCCCAATTATCTTAAAAGACACTATGAGGATTCTATACTGTACacttcaatttttatataacttgTTATCTAAATTACTGGCATAACTT includes these proteins:
- the LOC126369217 gene encoding uncharacterized protein LOC126369217 isoform X3, with translation MAEEDEIDILGDFSFNSCLAQNNQGIPSCSNREDTVHPQWLLDSVSTNWMKDGPSRRLTGNKLEEKHNGEVHTTWSQNERELLVREMAKYGRNVRKISQMLKTKTEAEIQALIEAEYGVHLETPSFGMDKHEDHDGTPTAVQEEIVTDEIPSVLDIVTTGKPTVPSPKKHFRKKTYNTKKLSLLRPDALLDSKKSEISINPAEIFYEDDMIIGSTESVGSDMDSVDILSQKMAKQQKEKVKAMKKMGNHRRKVSKNYDRGKIYKSKELLKSPLGRQRKDSSLSEDSVKSPKMQIVLGSGQALPVSEGEQVIKIEKKKDSEPESDIEIDIDSDNEERVNRRKEERLPKEEPIAVPLGKLQPVPRRQKRINLSGDGGYTIMHTAAGDLYSVAAEPRRERVKKPADHAEHLIQCRMYNNDKPAPYEVHISVSCLIAMDVHAHTSRAEVMGLLGGGAAGGAVTLRRYRRAAAAAAKMHCDMDPVSQAMASEYISSLGLVVVAWHHSHPSFPPAPSATDLHTQRALQAALERGTPLLGVITSQHWPTGRHASQYRCIRVEGTDSNGNPTGYQFSTRLQPDLTADSLPAFIQELTALRDASDKNEYTVHMGTDVCPQAGVTYLEKCISSITHHMRSAGYEDTDPVIEQLTQGVRDVFR
- the LOC126369217 gene encoding uncharacterized protein LOC126369217 isoform X2 yields the protein MAEEDEIDILGDFSFNSCLAQNNQGIPSCSNREDTVHPQWLLDSVSTNWYDNQTKDSARMKDGPSRRLTGNKLEEKHNGEVHTTWSQNERELLVREMAKYGRNVRKISQMLKTKTEAEIQALIEAEYGVHLETPSFGMDKHEDHDGTPTAVQEEIVTDEIPSVLDIVTTGKPTVPSPKKHFRKKTYNTKKLSLLRPDALLDSKKSEISINPAEIFYEDDMIIGSTESVGSDMDSVDILSQKMAKQQKEKVKAMKKMGNHRRKVSKNYDRGKIYKSKELLKSPLGRQRKDSSLSEDSVKSPKMQIVLGSGQALPVSEGEQVIKIEKKKDSEPESDIEIDIDSDNEERVNRRKEERLPKEEPIAVPLGKLQPVPRRQKRINLSGDGGYTIMHTAAGDLYSVAAEPRRERVKKPADHAEHLIQCRMYNNDKPAPYEVHISVSCLIAMDVHAHTSRAEVMGLLGGGAAGGAVTLRRYRRAAAAAAKMHCDMDPVSQAMASEYISSLGLVVVAWHHSHPSFPPAPSATDLHTQRALQAALERGTPLLGVITSQHWPTGRHASQYRCIRVEGTDSNGNPTGYQFSTRLQPDLTADSLPAFIQELTALRDASDKNEYTVHMGTDVCPQAGVTYLEKCISSITHHMRSAGYEDTDPVIEQLTQGVRDVFR
- the LOC126369217 gene encoding uncharacterized protein LOC126369217 isoform X1: MAEEDEIDILGDFSFNSCLAQNNQGIPSCSNREDTVHPQWLLDSVSTNWYDNQTKDSARLHFRMKDGPSRRLTGNKLEEKHNGEVHTTWSQNERELLVREMAKYGRNVRKISQMLKTKTEAEIQALIEAEYGVHLETPSFGMDKHEDHDGTPTAVQEEIVTDEIPSVLDIVTTGKPTVPSPKKHFRKKTYNTKKLSLLRPDALLDSKKSEISINPAEIFYEDDMIIGSTESVGSDMDSVDILSQKMAKQQKEKVKAMKKMGNHRRKVSKNYDRGKIYKSKELLKSPLGRQRKDSSLSEDSVKSPKMQIVLGSGQALPVSEGEQVIKIEKKKDSEPESDIEIDIDSDNEERVNRRKEERLPKEEPIAVPLGKLQPVPRRQKRINLSGDGGYTIMHTAAGDLYSVAAEPRRERVKKPADHAEHLIQCRMYNNDKPAPYEVHISVSCLIAMDVHAHTSRAEVMGLLGGGAAGGAVTLRRYRRAAAAAAKMHCDMDPVSQAMASEYISSLGLVVVAWHHSHPSFPPAPSATDLHTQRALQAALERGTPLLGVITSQHWPTGRHASQYRCIRVEGTDSNGNPTGYQFSTRLQPDLTADSLPAFIQELTALRDASDKNEYTVHMGTDVCPQAGVTYLEKCISSITHHMRSAGYEDTDPVIEQLTQGVRDVFR
- the LOC126369217 gene encoding uncharacterized protein LOC126369217 isoform X4, coding for MKDGPSRRLTGNKLEEKHNGEVHTTWSQNERELLVREMAKYGRNVRKISQMLKTKTEAEIQALIEAEYGVHLETPSFGMDKHEDHDGTPTAVQEEIVTDEIPSVLDIVTTGKPTVPSPKKHFRKKTYNTKKLSLLRPDALLDSKKSEISINPAEIFYEDDMIIGSTESVGSDMDSVDILSQKMAKQQKEKVKAMKKMGNHRRKVSKNYDRGKIYKSKELLKSPLGRQRKDSSLSEDSVKSPKMQIVLGSGQALPVSEGEQVIKIEKKKDSEPESDIEIDIDSDNEERVNRRKEERLPKEEPIAVPLGKLQPVPRRQKRINLSGDGGYTIMHTAAGDLYSVAAEPRRERVKKPADHAEHLIQCRMYNNDKPAPYEVHISVSCLIAMDVHAHTSRAEVMGLLGGGAAGGAVTLRRYRRAAAAAAKMHCDMDPVSQAMASEYISSLGLVVVAWHHSHPSFPPAPSATDLHTQRALQAALERGTPLLGVITSQHWPTGRHASQYRCIRVEGTDSNGNPTGYQFSTRLQPDLTADSLPAFIQELTALRDASDKNEYTVHMGTDVCPQAGVTYLEKCISSITHHMRSAGYEDTDPVIEQLTQGVRDVFR